A portion of the Manihot esculenta cultivar AM560-2 chromosome 2, M.esculenta_v8, whole genome shotgun sequence genome contains these proteins:
- the LOC110609771 gene encoding 14-3-3-like protein C, which yields MAVAPSREESIYLAKLAEQAERYEEMVEFMEKVSASVDNEELTVEERNLLSVAYKNVIGARRASWRIISSIEQKEESRGNEDHVSMIRDYRTKIESELSSICDGILKLLDTRLIPSASPGDSKVFYLKMKGDYHRYLAEFKTGADRKEAAESTLTAYKSAQDIATTELAPTHPIRLGLALNFSVFYYEILNSPDRACNLAKQAFDEAIAELDTLGEESYKDSTLIMQLLRDNLTLWTSDMQDEGADEIKEAPKPSEEQK from the exons ATGGCGGTTGCACCTTCTCGAGAGGAGAGCATCTACCTGGCCAAGCTCGCTGAGCAGGCCGAGCGCTATGAGGAGATGGTTGAGTTCATGGAGAAGGTTTCCGCCTCCGTCGACAACGAGGAGCTTACTGTCGAGGAGCGGAACCTCCTCTCTGTTGCTTACAAGAATGTCATAGGAGCTCGACGCGCCTCCTGGCGTATTATTTCCTCCATCGAGCAGAAGGAGGAGAGCCGCGGCAATGAAGACCACGTTTCCATGATACGGGACTATAGGACCAAAATTGAGTCTGAGCTCTCCTCGATCTGCGACGGGATCTTGAAATTGCTCGACACGAGGTTGATTCCTTCTGCTTCTCCCGGGGATTCCAAGGTGTTTTACTTGAAGATGAAGGGAGATTACCATAGGTATCTCGCCGAGTTCAAGACTGGAGCTGACAGGAAAGAGGCTGCTGAAAGTACCCTCACTGCTTACAAATCTGCTCAG GATATTGCAACTACGGAACTGGCTCCAACTCACCCAATACGTTTAGGGCTGGCTTTGAACTTTTCGGTGTTTTACTATGAAATTCTTAATTCTCCTGATCGTGCATGCAATCTTGCTAAACAG GCTTTTGATGAGGCAATTGCCGAGTTAGATACCCTGGGTGAGGAGTCATACAAGGATAGCACTTTAATCATGCAACTTCTCCGTGACAATCTCACTTTGTGGACCTCGGACATGCAG GATGAGGGGGCTGATGAGATTAAAGAAGCTCCTAAACCCTCTGAAGAACAGAAATGA
- the LOC110608481 gene encoding serine/threonine-protein kinase SAPK1 isoform X2, whose protein sequence is MERYEIVKDIGFGNFGVAKLVRDRWTKELFAVKFIERGLKIDEHVKREIINHRSLKHPNIVRFKEVLLTPTHLAIVMEYAAGGELFERICNAGRFSEDEARFFFQQLISGVSYCHSMQICHRDLKLENTLLDGSAAPRVKICDFGYSKSSVFHSQPKSTVGTPAYIAPEILSKKEYDGKRILSVHYTIPDYVRVSRECRHLLSQLFVANPEKRITIPEIKNHPWFLKNLPLELMERGSWQSNDVNNPSQSIEEVLSIIQEARKPVELPKTVDDFLGGSMDLDDLDADVDYEDIDTSDDFVCHL, encoded by the exons ATGGAGCGTTATGAGATTGTGAAAGATATTGGGTTTGGGAATTTTGGGGTCGCCAAGCTGGTTAGAGATAGATGGACTAAAGAGCTATTTGCTGTTAAGTTTATTGAGAGGGGCTTAAAG ATTGATGAACACGTGAAAAGGGAAATCATCAATCACAGATCATTGAAGCATCCCAATATAGTTAGATTCAAAGAG GTCCTGTTAACACCTACTCATCTAGCTATAGTTATGGAGTATGCTGCAGGAGGAGAACTCTTTGAGAGGATATGTAATGCTGGCAGATTTAGTGAAGATGAG GCAAGGTTTTTCTTTCAGCAATTGATATCAGGAGTTAGTTACTGTCATTCAATG CAAATTTGTCATAGAGATCTGAAGCTTGAAAATACTCTCCTAGATGGTAGTGCAGCACCACGGGTCAAGATATGCGACTTTGGGTATTCAAAA TCATCTGTGTTTCATTCTCAACCAAAATCTACAGTAGGAACTCCAGCTTACATTGCACCTGAGATTCTGTCGAAAAAGGAATATGATGGGAAG AGAATACTGAGCGTCCACTACACAATTCCAGATTATGTTCGAGTTTCTAGGGAGTGCAGGCACCTATTGTCTCAACTATTTGTGGCAAATCCTGAAAAG AGAATAACCATTCCAGAAATTAAGAATCATCCATGGTTCTTAAAGAACTTGCCCTTAGAGCTGATGGAACGAGGCAGCTGGCAAAGCAATGATGTGAATAACCCATCTCAAAGCATTGAAGAAGTTCTGTCTATAATACAAGAGGCAAGAAAACCTGTTGAGCTGCCAAAGACTGTAGACGACTTTCTTGGAGGGAGCATGGATCTTGATGACTTGGATGCTGATGTCGATTATGAAGATATAGATACAAGTGACGATTTCGTGTGCCATTTATGA
- the LOC110608481 gene encoding serine/threonine-protein kinase SAPK2 isoform X1, with protein sequence MERYEIVKDIGFGNFGVAKLVRDRWTKELFAVKFIERGLKIDEHVKREIINHRSLKHPNIVRFKEVLLTPTHLAIVMEYAAGGELFERICNAGRFSEDEARFFFQQLISGVSYCHSMQICHRDLKLENTLLDGSAAPRVKICDFGYSKSSVFHSQPKSTVGTPAYIAPEILSKKEYDGKIADVWSCGVTLYVMLVGAYPFEDPDDPKNFRKTIGRILSVHYTIPDYVRVSRECRHLLSQLFVANPEKRITIPEIKNHPWFLKNLPLELMERGSWQSNDVNNPSQSIEEVLSIIQEARKPVELPKTVDDFLGGSMDLDDLDADVDYEDIDTSDDFVCHL encoded by the exons ATGGAGCGTTATGAGATTGTGAAAGATATTGGGTTTGGGAATTTTGGGGTCGCCAAGCTGGTTAGAGATAGATGGACTAAAGAGCTATTTGCTGTTAAGTTTATTGAGAGGGGCTTAAAG ATTGATGAACACGTGAAAAGGGAAATCATCAATCACAGATCATTGAAGCATCCCAATATAGTTAGATTCAAAGAG GTCCTGTTAACACCTACTCATCTAGCTATAGTTATGGAGTATGCTGCAGGAGGAGAACTCTTTGAGAGGATATGTAATGCTGGCAGATTTAGTGAAGATGAG GCAAGGTTTTTCTTTCAGCAATTGATATCAGGAGTTAGTTACTGTCATTCAATG CAAATTTGTCATAGAGATCTGAAGCTTGAAAATACTCTCCTAGATGGTAGTGCAGCACCACGGGTCAAGATATGCGACTTTGGGTATTCAAAA TCATCTGTGTTTCATTCTCAACCAAAATCTACAGTAGGAACTCCAGCTTACATTGCACCTGAGATTCTGTCGAAAAAGGAATATGATGGGAAG ATTGCAGATGTCTGGTCCTGCGGCGTTACCCTGTATGTGATGCTAGTTGGGGCATATCCCTTTGAAGATCCTGATGATCCCAAAAACTTTAGAAAAACAATTGGG AGAATACTGAGCGTCCACTACACAATTCCAGATTATGTTCGAGTTTCTAGGGAGTGCAGGCACCTATTGTCTCAACTATTTGTGGCAAATCCTGAAAAG AGAATAACCATTCCAGAAATTAAGAATCATCCATGGTTCTTAAAGAACTTGCCCTTAGAGCTGATGGAACGAGGCAGCTGGCAAAGCAATGATGTGAATAACCCATCTCAAAGCATTGAAGAAGTTCTGTCTATAATACAAGAGGCAAGAAAACCTGTTGAGCTGCCAAAGACTGTAGACGACTTTCTTGGAGGGAGCATGGATCTTGATGACTTGGATGCTGATGTCGATTATGAAGATATAGATACAAGTGACGATTTCGTGTGCCATTTATGA
- the LOC110602861 gene encoding plant cysteine oxidase 1 encodes MNLNREGTKVQRLYDACNHVFAQKGLPNFLQLQSLKNLLDTFEAVDVGIDEFSLPGSPSSSPEGIKELICGQGVAEITYIHIHECDNFSIGIFCFPAGANFPLHDHPRMTVLSKVLYGSVHVKAYDWVKVENSSSRTIGLARSVVNGIQSAPCEPSILFPKSGGNIHSFTALTPCAILDVLSPPYSEDHGRSSTYFSEFPIHGLPGYCVLEERDLPGDFAVVGASYLGPDLIFP; translated from the exons ATGAACCTGAACAGGGAAGGCACCAAAGTGCAAAGATTGTACGATGCCTGTAACCATGTATTTGCACAAAAAGGGTTACCAAATTTTCTACAACTTCAGTCTCTCAAAAATCTCTTAG ATACATTTGAAGCTGTTGATGTGGGTATTGATGAATTCAGCTTGCCTGGATCTCCATCTTCAAGCCCAGAAGGGATCAAGGAATTGATTTGTGGGCAAGGAGTAGCTGAAATCACTTACATTCACATCCATGAATGTGACAATTTCTCT ATAGGGATATTCTGCTTTCCGGCTGGAGCAAATTTTCCCCTGCATGATCATCCCAGAATGACAGTACTTAGCAAGGTCCTGTATGGATCTGTGCATGTCAAGGCCTATGACTGGGTGAAGGTGGAAAACTCCAGCAGCCGGACAA TTGGACTAGCAAGAAGCGTCGTAAATGGAATTCAAAGTGCACCCTGTGAACCATCCATCTTATTTCCAAAAAGTGGAGGAAACATTCATTCTTTCACAGCGTTGACGCCGTGTGCTATCTTGGATGTGTTGTCCCCTCCTTACTCTGAAGACCATGGGAGATCCTCCACTTATTTCTCGGAATTCCCCATCCATGGTCTTCCCG GTTATTGCGTGCTAGAAGAGAGAGATCTTCCGGGTGACTTTGCTGTAGTAGGAGCATCGTATCTTGGGCCAGACTTGATCTTTCCTTGA